One Cryobacterium roopkundense genomic region harbors:
- a CDS encoding sugar kinase, which translates to MSAASAARSVVTLGETMALMSSDSFGPLQHTRAMTLGIGGSESNVAIALRRLGTPVTWIGRVGEDSLGDMVLREISAEGVSVVGIRDPEAPTGLMVKERRTSRDTRVWYYRRGNAGSRLRPEDIDPELIRSASLLHLTGITPALSDTAADAVFEAIRVAREAGVTVSFDLNFRGKLWSAEQAGVVYRRILPLVDVVFAGDDEAAIAVGAAATPLLLAHRLIEAGAGDAIVKLGERGAVAVVQGREYTRAAIPTTVLDTVGAGDGFVAGYLADYLLGHDVDTRLTTAVTVGAYACLVPGDWEGMPRRSELAALGASEPVSR; encoded by the coding sequence ATGAGCGCGGCATCCGCTGCCCGGTCGGTTGTGACCCTGGGCGAAACCATGGCCCTGATGAGTTCCGATTCGTTCGGGCCGCTGCAGCACACCCGGGCGATGACTCTCGGCATCGGCGGGTCGGAGAGCAACGTGGCCATAGCGCTGCGGCGCCTCGGCACGCCGGTCACCTGGATCGGCCGGGTAGGTGAGGATTCCCTCGGCGACATGGTGCTGCGCGAGATCAGCGCGGAGGGCGTGAGCGTGGTGGGAATCCGCGATCCGGAGGCCCCGACCGGCCTCATGGTCAAGGAGCGCCGCACGAGCCGGGACACCCGCGTCTGGTACTACCGCCGCGGCAATGCGGGATCGCGGCTGCGGCCAGAGGACATCGATCCTGAGCTCATTCGCTCGGCGTCGCTGCTGCACCTGACCGGCATTACGCCAGCGCTCTCCGATACCGCTGCCGACGCCGTCTTTGAGGCGATCCGGGTGGCGAGGGAGGCCGGCGTCACGGTGTCCTTCGACCTCAACTTTCGAGGCAAGCTCTGGTCGGCGGAGCAGGCCGGCGTCGTATACCGGCGCATCCTGCCGCTCGTTGACGTGGTCTTCGCGGGGGATGACGAGGCCGCCATCGCGGTGGGTGCTGCGGCGACCCCGCTTCTGCTTGCCCATCGGCTGATCGAGGCCGGAGCCGGGGACGCGATAGTCAAACTGGGCGAGCGCGGCGCGGTCGCGGTCGTACAGGGGCGGGAATACACGCGGGCGGCCATTCCCACAACGGTGCTGGACACCGTGGGCGCCGGGGACGGTTTCGTAGCCGGCTACCTCGCCGACTACCTGCTGGGCCACGACGTGGACACCCGTCTGACCACCGCCGTGACGGTTGGCGCCTACGCCTGCCTGGTTCCGGGGGACTGGGAGGGCATGCCGCGCCGCAGCGAACTCGCCGCCCTGGGGGCGAGCGAGCCCGTCAGTCGCTAG
- a CDS encoding phosphatase PAP2 family protein: MTSPEAPERAATPSARRISRRWPLISGVLALALAAALGSLVVARSSGLLEIDTEWMNEIVEHRAPVWEVPSLFMNYLGAGVLGVFVIPGAVVLVLLYLRRPWAAAYFLVATIVSAGIVQLLKHAFGRARPLDILVTSDFGSFPSGHVANAATMAVVLGIIFPRVWVWVAGLAYTLIMLLSRTYLGAHWLTDTFGGLLIGAGVAVVLWAPIAAKLDGERQLARRHPLRKRGSKPTESP, encoded by the coding sequence ATGACGAGTCCTGAGGCGCCGGAGCGCGCCGCGACCCCGAGCGCCCGGCGCATCTCCCGGCGCTGGCCGCTCATCAGCGGCGTGCTCGCCCTGGCCCTCGCGGCCGCGCTCGGCTCGCTCGTGGTGGCCCGTTCGAGCGGGCTGCTCGAGATCGACACCGAGTGGATGAACGAGATCGTCGAGCACCGCGCCCCGGTGTGGGAGGTTCCGTCGCTGTTCATGAACTATCTCGGCGCCGGCGTGCTGGGCGTGTTCGTGATCCCCGGGGCCGTAGTCCTCGTTCTCCTGTACCTCAGACGCCCCTGGGCCGCGGCCTACTTTCTGGTCGCCACGATCGTGAGCGCCGGAATCGTGCAGCTGCTCAAGCATGCCTTCGGCCGCGCCCGGCCGCTGGATATCCTGGTCACGTCCGATTTCGGTTCGTTCCCTTCGGGGCATGTCGCCAACGCGGCGACCATGGCCGTGGTGCTCGGAATCATCTTCCCGCGCGTGTGGGTCTGGGTGGCGGGCCTCGCCTACACGCTGATCATGCTGCTCAGCCGCACCTATCTTGGGGCGCACTGGCTCACCGACACGTTCGGCGGCCTGCTGATCGGCGCCGGCGTGGCCGTGGTGCTCTGGGCGCCGATCGCGGCCAAGCTGGACGGTGAACGGCAACTGGCCCGGCGGCATCCGCTGCGAAAACGAGGGAGCAAACCGACCGAAAGCCCGTAG
- a CDS encoding aldo/keto reductase family protein, which produces MEFRYLGNSGLKVSEITYGNWLTHGSQVENDTATRCVRAALDTGISSFDTADVYANTVAERVLGDALRGERRESLEIFTKVFGPTGPKGHNDTGLSRKHILESINGSLTRLQTDYVDLYQAHRYDVETPLDETMQAFADVVRQGKALYIGVSEWNAEQLRAGHALARELGIQLVSNQPQYSMLWRVIDAEVVPASVELGVSQIVWSPVAQGVLTGKYLPGAAPLAGSRATDAKGGADMISRWMSDEVLTAVQKLRPIADDLGLTMAQLSLAWVLANPNVASAIMGASRPEQVADNVKAAGVKLDAGVLAAIDEVTRDLAEFDPRKTTSPQTRQA; this is translated from the coding sequence ATGGAATTTCGTTACCTCGGAAACAGCGGGCTCAAAGTCTCTGAAATCACCTACGGCAACTGGCTCACGCACGGTTCGCAGGTGGAGAACGACACGGCCACCCGCTGCGTGCGCGCGGCTCTCGATACCGGCATCAGCTCCTTCGACACCGCCGACGTGTACGCCAACACCGTGGCCGAGCGGGTGCTCGGCGATGCGCTGCGCGGCGAGCGCCGCGAGTCCCTCGAGATCTTCACGAAGGTCTTCGGCCCCACGGGCCCCAAGGGCCACAACGACACCGGCCTCTCCCGCAAACACATCCTCGAGTCGATCAACGGCTCGCTCACCCGGCTGCAGACCGACTACGTCGATCTCTACCAAGCCCATCGCTACGACGTGGAAACCCCGCTCGACGAAACCATGCAGGCCTTTGCCGACGTGGTGCGCCAGGGCAAGGCCCTCTACATCGGCGTGAGCGAGTGGAACGCCGAGCAGCTGCGCGCCGGCCACGCGCTCGCCCGAGAGCTCGGCATCCAGCTCGTGTCCAATCAGCCGCAGTATTCCATGCTGTGGCGGGTCATCGATGCCGAAGTCGTTCCGGCATCCGTCGAGCTCGGCGTCTCGCAGATCGTCTGGTCACCCGTGGCTCAGGGCGTGCTCACGGGCAAGTATCTGCCGGGTGCCGCGCCGCTCGCCGGAAGCCGGGCCACGGATGCGAAGGGCGGCGCCGACATGATCAGCCGCTGGATGAGCGACGAGGTTCTCACGGCGGTGCAGAAGCTGCGCCCGATCGCCGACGACCTCGGACTCACCATGGCGCAGCTCTCCCTCGCCTGGGTGCTCGCGAACCCGAACGTGGCCTCGGCCATCATGGGCGCGTCCCGTCCGGAGCAGGTGGCCGACAACGTGAAGGCCGCCGGTGTGAAGCTGGATGCCGGGGTGCTCGCCGCCATCGACGAGGTCACCCGCGACCTCGCCGAGTTCGACCCGCGCAAGACCACCTCCCCCCAGACGCGCCAGGCGTAG
- a CDS encoding NAD-dependent epimerase/dehydratase family protein → MRIAVTGGSGKLGRSVVARLASEGHDVTNLDVSGERGSAFTKVDLTDYGQVVDVMFGINDRTDGFDAVVHLGAIPAPGLHADVATFHNNMLSTYNVFQAARRAGIKRIVYASSETVLGLPFDVNPPYIPVDEQYPARPESTYSLVKHLEEQMAIELVRWDPRLSITALRFSNVMNPEDYAAFPAFDADATLRKWNLWGYIDGRDGAQAVSRALEKSLPGFEAYIIAAADTVMSRSSAALAAEVFPGVTITKEVGEHETLLSIDKARRLLGFTPQHSWRDHV, encoded by the coding sequence ATGAGAATTGCCGTCACCGGTGGCAGTGGCAAGCTGGGGCGCAGCGTTGTCGCGCGCCTCGCGAGCGAAGGCCACGACGTTACGAACCTCGATGTGTCGGGCGAACGCGGCTCGGCCTTCACGAAGGTCGACCTGACGGACTACGGCCAGGTCGTCGACGTGATGTTCGGCATCAACGACCGCACCGACGGTTTCGACGCCGTGGTGCACCTCGGCGCGATCCCCGCACCGGGCCTGCACGCCGACGTGGCCACCTTCCACAACAACATGCTCTCTACCTATAACGTGTTCCAGGCCGCGCGGCGGGCCGGCATCAAGCGCATCGTCTACGCCTCGAGCGAGACCGTGCTCGGGCTGCCGTTCGACGTGAACCCGCCGTACATCCCCGTCGACGAGCAGTACCCGGCCCGGCCGGAGAGCACGTATTCGCTCGTGAAGCACCTCGAGGAGCAGATGGCGATCGAGCTCGTGCGATGGGATCCGCGGCTGAGCATCACCGCGCTGCGCTTCTCGAACGTGATGAACCCCGAGGATTACGCAGCCTTCCCGGCGTTCGACGCCGACGCGACCCTGCGCAAGTGGAACCTCTGGGGCTACATCGACGGCCGCGACGGCGCCCAGGCCGTGTCGCGAGCGCTCGAGAAGTCGCTGCCAGGCTTTGAGGCGTACATCATTGCCGCCGCCGACACCGTAATGAGCCGCTCGAGCGCGGCCCTCGCAGCCGAGGTCTTCCCGGGCGTCACCATTACGAAGGAGGTCGGCGAGCACGAGACCCTGCTCTCGATCGACAAGGCCCGCCGCCTGTTGGGGTTCACCCCGCAGCACAGCTGGCGCGACCACGTGTAG
- a CDS encoding bifunctional 4-hydroxy-2-oxoglutarate aldolase/2-dehydro-3-deoxy-phosphogluconate aldolase: MTLAPSPARVPASARLRQRPIIAVLRANAATDYDPVVDVLAENGVRSIELTLSTPGTFKHLPALLARVGADVEVGIGTIVTVRQAELAIEAGAHYLVTPIVNLDVIALAVREGMPVFPGGLTPTELYGAWAAGATAVKIFPAETVGPQYGSHLRGPFPDLEFVPSGGIGLDDIPRWLQAGALAVSLGGPLVGDALTGGSLPALAERAQRVTRLAADALAQR; the protein is encoded by the coding sequence GTGACCCTCGCCCCCTCGCCGGCCCGCGTGCCGGCATCCGCTCGGCTGCGCCAGCGCCCGATCATCGCCGTCTTGCGCGCGAACGCCGCGACAGACTACGACCCCGTGGTCGACGTGCTCGCTGAGAACGGCGTGCGCTCGATCGAACTGACCCTCAGCACGCCGGGAACCTTCAAACATCTGCCCGCCCTGCTCGCGAGGGTCGGCGCCGATGTGGAGGTGGGGATCGGCACCATCGTGACCGTGCGGCAGGCCGAGCTCGCGATTGAAGCCGGCGCCCACTACCTCGTGACGCCGATCGTGAACCTCGATGTGATCGCGCTCGCGGTGCGTGAGGGCATGCCGGTGTTCCCCGGCGGCCTGACGCCCACCGAGCTCTACGGTGCCTGGGCCGCCGGCGCGACCGCGGTGAAGATTTTCCCGGCCGAAACCGTGGGACCGCAATACGGCTCGCACCTGCGCGGGCCGTTTCCCGACCTCGAGTTCGTGCCCTCCGGCGGCATCGGCCTCGACGACATTCCGCGCTGGCTTCAGGCCGGCGCCCTCGCCGTGAGCCTCGGCGGCCCGCTCGTCGGCGACGCCTTGACGGGTGGGTCGCTCCCGGCGCTCGCCGAGCGGGCGCAGCGGGTGACCCGCCTGGCAGCGGATGCCCTGGCGCAGCGATGA
- a CDS encoding multidrug effflux MFS transporter: MRSTARHPGDALSRRQRLVYILILGMLTALGPFTIDLYLPAFPTLESDLGVSPAAIQLTLTGTMIGFGFGQLVVGPWSDKVGRKLPLILATAFHILACIGAALSTDIVWLGVFRVLQGFGAAAGAVVALAMVRDLFGGKPLVKMLSRLALVSGLAPVLAPVIGSQLLLVMPWRGIFWVLAAYGAVVILAVTFFIVETLPKTERHVRGHNTLGQRYRAVLGDRTFVGVAIIGAMTFTGLFSYLSASPFLFQQVYDLSAQQYGILFAVNSLGIVTGVQLSSRLMHRLNIGPQWILSVSTVVLLVTALAIMVLDIAGAGLWGTLVPLWFFIAACGFTLPSVQVIALNGHGHEAGTAASLLGAANFGVAGLISPVVGWFGVDNAVPMSAVMGTTAVLGILALWLIVRPRTVPALDH; encoded by the coding sequence CTGCGCTCGACCGCACGCCACCCCGGCGATGCCCTCTCGCGCCGTCAGCGCCTCGTCTACATCCTGATCCTGGGCATGCTCACCGCGCTCGGCCCGTTCACGATCGACCTCTACCTGCCGGCGTTCCCCACGCTCGAGAGCGATCTCGGGGTGTCTCCGGCCGCGATTCAGCTCACCCTCACCGGTACCATGATCGGCTTCGGTTTCGGCCAGCTCGTGGTGGGCCCGTGGAGCGACAAGGTGGGGCGTAAGCTGCCGCTGATTCTCGCGACGGCGTTCCACATTCTGGCGTGCATCGGAGCCGCGCTCTCGACCGACATCGTGTGGCTCGGTGTGTTCCGCGTGCTGCAGGGGTTCGGTGCGGCGGCCGGTGCGGTCGTGGCGCTCGCCATGGTGCGCGACCTGTTCGGCGGCAAGCCGCTCGTGAAGATGCTCTCCCGCCTCGCCCTGGTGAGTGGGCTCGCGCCGGTGCTCGCCCCGGTGATCGGCTCGCAGCTGCTGCTCGTGATGCCCTGGCGTGGAATCTTCTGGGTGCTCGCCGCGTACGGCGCCGTGGTTATCCTGGCCGTGACGTTCTTCATCGTGGAGACCCTGCCCAAGACCGAGCGCCATGTTCGTGGCCACAACACCCTCGGCCAGCGCTACCGTGCGGTGCTCGGCGACCGCACCTTCGTGGGTGTCGCCATCATCGGCGCGATGACGTTCACCGGACTGTTCTCGTACCTGTCGGCCTCGCCGTTCCTGTTCCAGCAGGTGTACGACCTGAGCGCGCAGCAGTACGGCATCCTGTTCGCCGTGAACTCGCTCGGCATCGTCACCGGTGTGCAGCTCAGCTCCCGACTCATGCACCGGCTGAACATCGGCCCGCAGTGGATACTCTCGGTCTCCACGGTCGTGCTCCTCGTGACGGCGCTGGCTATTATGGTGCTCGACATTGCCGGAGCCGGGCTCTGGGGAACTCTCGTTCCGCTGTGGTTCTTCATCGCGGCCTGCGGTTTCACCCTGCCGAGCGTGCAGGTGATCGCGCTCAACGGGCACGGCCACGAGGCCGGAACAGCGGCCTCCCTGCTCGGTGCCGCGAACTTCGGCGTGGCCGGACTGATCTCCCCGGTGGTCGGCTGGTTCGGGGTGGACAACGCGGTTCCGATGTCGGCAGTCATGGGCACCACGGCGGTGCTCGGAATCCTCGCGCTCTGGCTGATCGTGCGTCCGCGCACGGTTCCCGCGCTCGATCACTAG
- a CDS encoding dihydrolipoyl dehydrogenase family protein: MPDQFDVIVIGAGPAGTAAALRAAELGATVAVLEADRLGGTCVNTGCVPTRVLATTARLMREIRTADTYGISVIERPIDWPATVARVTHTVNRVRSLKNEAARFADAGVTLVLEGRARFTSDSAVVLDSGRVLTAASFIVCVGGHSRRLPIPGAELAVVPEHILSLPDIPRRLAVIGGGNTGTQLVTVFTSFGSAVTLLDLAPRILVNSDASVSTAVVEAFVDQGVTVHLGIGGITSLVREADASITLHFTRGGEPMTGSFDAVIMSTGWPADVLDLGLEAAGVDTARSSIMIDAFFRSSVPHIYAVGDANGRDMLVQAAQFEGEAAAENAVLGVNRRTPPHLLPAGGFTDPDYAGVGLTEEQSLRRDEQAIVVLVPYSRLDRAVIDNRERGFLKLIADRRGEFLLGAHATGENAVEVVQSLTTAMAAGVDVATLAQVRFAYPTYSAIIGLAARELLAVHAVRRRPA, translated from the coding sequence ATGCCGGATCAGTTCGACGTTATCGTGATCGGTGCTGGTCCGGCCGGAACCGCGGCCGCCCTGCGCGCCGCCGAATTGGGCGCGACGGTGGCGGTGCTCGAAGCCGATCGGCTCGGCGGCACCTGCGTGAACACCGGCTGCGTTCCCACTCGCGTGCTGGCCACCACCGCGCGGTTGATGCGTGAGATTCGCACCGCCGACACCTACGGCATCAGCGTCATTGAGCGCCCCATCGACTGGCCGGCGACCGTGGCGCGGGTGACCCACACGGTAAACCGGGTGCGGTCCCTCAAGAACGAAGCCGCTCGATTTGCGGACGCGGGAGTCACCCTGGTGCTCGAGGGGCGTGCCCGCTTCACGAGCGATTCGGCGGTGGTGCTCGATTCCGGGCGCGTTCTCACGGCGGCATCTTTCATCGTGTGCGTCGGCGGGCACTCCCGCCGGCTGCCGATTCCGGGGGCTGAGCTCGCAGTCGTTCCCGAACACATTCTGTCGTTGCCCGACATTCCTCGCCGCCTGGCCGTCATCGGAGGTGGCAACACCGGCACCCAGCTCGTCACGGTTTTCACGTCGTTCGGTTCGGCGGTGACCCTGCTCGACTTGGCGCCGCGCATCCTGGTCAACTCCGACGCCTCCGTCTCGACCGCCGTCGTCGAGGCCTTCGTCGACCAGGGGGTCACCGTGCACCTCGGAATCGGCGGCATCACCTCGCTCGTGCGCGAAGCGGATGCCTCAATCACCCTGCACTTCACCCGTGGCGGCGAGCCCATGACCGGCTCTTTCGACGCCGTGATCATGTCCACTGGATGGCCAGCGGATGTGCTCGACCTCGGCCTCGAGGCGGCCGGGGTCGACACGGCTCGGTCATCGATCATGATCGACGCCTTCTTTCGCAGCTCGGTGCCGCACATTTACGCTGTCGGCGACGCGAACGGACGCGACATGCTCGTGCAGGCGGCGCAGTTCGAGGGGGAAGCGGCGGCCGAGAATGCCGTTCTGGGCGTGAACCGGCGCACGCCGCCACATCTGCTGCCGGCCGGCGGGTTCACGGATCCCGACTATGCCGGGGTCGGCCTCACCGAGGAGCAATCGCTGCGGCGTGACGAGCAGGCCATCGTGGTGCTGGTGCCGTACTCCCGGCTGGACCGCGCGGTAATTGACAACCGCGAACGAGGCTTTCTCAAACTCATCGCCGACCGTCGGGGCGAATTTCTGCTCGGAGCGCACGCCACCGGTGAGAACGCGGTCGAGGTGGTTCAGTCGCTGACCACGGCCATGGCGGCGGGTGTCGACGTGGCCACACTCGCACAGGTGCGCTTCGCCTACCCCACTTACAGCGCCATCATCGGGCTGGCCGCCCGCGAACTTCTCGCCGTGCATGCGGTGCGGCGCCGCCCCGCATGA
- a CDS encoding TrkH family potassium uptake protein — translation MHSPATREPGRAAKRRRLHPAQVVASAFAFTILVGTALLMLPNARVGPDSATFMEALFTATSAVCVTGLTVVDTATYWTPFGQIVILALIQVGGFGIMTFASVIGLAVVRKLSLRSRINAAAEAKSVGLEDVKGLVVGVVKISLIIEAAVAVLLTIRFLFGYGEPFGRAVWLGVFHSVSSFNNAGFALFSDNMISYATDPWICLPICAAIILGGLGFPVIMQLRKHLRTPLKWTMNTRIVVAGTIVLLVFGSVYITALEWNNPNTLGPMDWQGKLLAGFFQSVQTRTAGFNSIDIGQMDSASLLGMDVLMLIGAGPAGTAGGIKITTFAVLFFILWAEVRGDVAVNVFGKRLSRAVHRQAITIVLLAVAVVITATAALMVMTDISLDALLFEAISAFGTVGLSTGITAGLPPAGQVILILLMFIGRLGPITFASALALRERRSTYELPKERPIIG, via the coding sequence GTGCACTCACCGGCGACTCGCGAACCAGGCAGGGCCGCCAAGCGGCGGCGGCTGCACCCGGCGCAGGTCGTCGCATCCGCTTTCGCGTTCACCATCCTCGTGGGCACGGCCCTGCTCATGCTGCCGAATGCCCGGGTCGGTCCCGACAGTGCCACCTTCATGGAGGCGCTCTTCACCGCAACCTCGGCTGTGTGCGTGACGGGCCTCACCGTGGTCGACACCGCGACCTACTGGACGCCGTTCGGCCAGATCGTAATTCTCGCCTTGATCCAGGTGGGCGGCTTCGGCATCATGACCTTCGCCTCGGTGATCGGCCTCGCCGTGGTGCGCAAACTCTCACTGCGCTCGCGCATCAACGCGGCCGCCGAGGCGAAGAGCGTGGGCCTCGAAGACGTGAAGGGCCTCGTGGTCGGCGTCGTGAAGATCTCCCTGATCATCGAGGCCGCCGTCGCGGTGCTGCTCACGATCAGATTCCTGTTCGGCTACGGCGAACCGTTCGGCCGCGCGGTGTGGCTGGGAGTGTTCCACTCGGTGTCGAGTTTCAACAACGCCGGCTTCGCCCTGTTCAGCGACAACATGATCTCCTACGCGACCGACCCGTGGATCTGCCTGCCCATCTGTGCAGCGATCATCCTCGGCGGGCTCGGATTCCCGGTGATCATGCAGCTGCGCAAGCACCTGCGCACCCCGCTCAAATGGACGATGAACACCCGCATCGTGGTGGCCGGCACGATCGTGCTCCTTGTGTTCGGCTCGGTGTACATCACCGCCTTGGAATGGAACAACCCCAACACCCTCGGACCGATGGACTGGCAGGGCAAGCTGCTCGCGGGCTTCTTCCAGTCGGTGCAAACGCGGACAGCCGGTTTCAATAGCATCGACATCGGCCAGATGGACTCCGCAAGCCTGCTCGGCATGGACGTGCTCATGCTCATCGGAGCCGGCCCGGCCGGCACGGCCGGCGGCATCAAGATCACCACGTTCGCCGTGTTGTTCTTCATTCTCTGGGCCGAGGTGCGCGGCGACGTGGCCGTGAACGTGTTCGGCAAACGCCTCTCCCGCGCGGTGCACCGCCAGGCCATCACGATTGTGCTGCTGGCAGTGGCCGTGGTGATCACCGCGACGGCCGCGCTCATGGTGATGACCGACATCTCACTGGATGCCCTGCTGTTCGAGGCCATTTCGGCCTTCGGCACCGTTGGTCTGTCCACTGGAATCACCGCTGGGCTCCCGCCAGCCGGGCAGGTCATCCTGATTCTGCTGATGTTCATCGGCCGCCTCGGCCCCATCACCTTCGCGTCGGCGCTCGCCCTGCGCGAGCGTCGCTCCACCTACGAACTACCGAAGGAAAGGCCGATCATTGGCTAG
- a CDS encoding ROK family protein gives MQGNNHDDVRRHNLSIILRAVHRGGPSSRADLTRLTGLNRSTISALVAELVQLGLVGERQPDATRQVGRPSPVVEASGRVAALAVHPEIDAVTVGLVGLDGVVHRRIRSVVEHSPSAAEAVSLAAAVIEGLRGDLELFDVVGVGVAVPGLVRTVDGVVRHAPHLGWVDEPFAERLADATGYPVVAANDASLGVLAERYFGAGRGLTDLVYLNGGASGIGGGLIVGGRVVGGHAGYAGEFGHTRVSESQALDSAGFRGTLEAEVTRRGLLEALAGDSGGADESGFGLGGLDRLDGLGDLDSRDGRRQGGLGGSGESDEGDDERFGAFGIEAADADELERALLASTSPRVRAEVNRQIDYLAVALASAINVLNPQLVVLGGFLAALRAVDPERLQAAVAELTLRELLADVHIDSARLGSDLPMIGAAELAFDEVLGNPQAFVRGSRP, from the coding sequence GTGCAAGGCAACAACCATGATGACGTGCGCAGGCACAACCTGTCGATCATTCTGCGCGCCGTGCACCGCGGGGGTCCCTCATCCCGGGCAGACCTCACCCGCCTCACCGGGCTGAACCGTTCCACCATTTCCGCTCTCGTCGCCGAGCTCGTGCAGTTGGGGCTCGTCGGGGAACGGCAGCCCGACGCCACCCGGCAGGTCGGGCGGCCGAGCCCGGTGGTCGAGGCGAGCGGGCGGGTGGCCGCGCTGGCGGTTCATCCCGAGATCGACGCGGTGACAGTGGGACTCGTCGGGCTCGACGGCGTGGTGCACCGACGCATCCGCTCGGTGGTCGAGCACTCGCCGAGCGCCGCCGAGGCGGTGAGCCTGGCCGCCGCCGTGATCGAGGGGCTGCGCGGCGACCTTGAACTCTTCGACGTCGTGGGCGTGGGCGTGGCCGTGCCGGGGCTGGTGCGCACCGTTGACGGGGTTGTGCGCCACGCGCCGCACCTGGGCTGGGTGGACGAACCGTTCGCCGAACGGCTCGCGGACGCGACCGGCTACCCGGTTGTCGCGGCGAACGATGCGAGCCTCGGGGTGCTCGCCGAGCGCTATTTCGGAGCCGGTCGCGGGCTGACGGACCTCGTGTACCTCAACGGCGGCGCGTCGGGCATCGGCGGCGGACTCATCGTGGGCGGCCGGGTCGTGGGCGGCCACGCCGGCTATGCGGGCGAATTCGGGCACACCCGGGTGAGTGAGAGCCAGGCCCTGGACTCGGCCGGCTTCCGCGGCACCCTCGAGGCTGAGGTCACCCGACGCGGGCTGCTCGAGGCGCTCGCGGGCGACTCGGGCGGTGCTGACGAGAGTGGGTTCGGGCTCGGCGGACTTGACCGGCTCGACGGGCTCGGCGACTTGGACAGTCGTGACGGCCGGAGGCAGGGCGGGCTCGGCGGATCGGGTGAGTCTGACGAAGGCGACGACGAGCGGTTCGGCGCGTTCGGGATTGAGGCAGCGGATGCCGACGAGCTCGAACGCGCGCTCCTCGCCTCCACGTCGCCGCGCGTTCGCGCCGAAGTCAACCGTCAGATCGACTACCTAGCCGTAGCGCTGGCCAGCGCCATCAACGTTCTCAATCCGCAGCTCGTGGTGCTCGGCGGGTTTCTCGCGGCACTTCGGGCGGTGGATCCGGAGCGACTGCAGGCAGCCGTGGCGGAGCTGACCCTTCGTGAGCTGCTGGCGGACGTGCACATCGACTCCGCGCGACTTGGCTCTGATTTGCCTATGATCGGAGCGGCGGAGCTCGCCTTCGACGAGGTGCTGGGCAACCCGCAGGCCTTTGTGCGGGGCTCCCGGCCGTGA
- a CDS encoding potassium channel family protein — translation MARYSLFGRRDTTRLTEASSVVVIGLGRFGSSLALELMRSGTDVLGIDGDEEIVQAHNGLLTHVVRADSTKEATLRELSVPDFTSVVVAIGGDIQANILTSSLLLKLGIGNIWAKAVSDPHGEILTQLGVHHVIYPEKDMGKRVAHLVRGAMQDYIEIGEDFALVKTTPPALLIGVRLGEAKVRAKHGVTVTAFHREGVGWSYTSLDTVILDGDVILIAGQSARVEAFSQLR, via the coding sequence TTGGCTAGGTATTCACTATTCGGTCGCCGCGACACCACGCGCCTCACCGAGGCGTCGTCTGTGGTCGTGATCGGCCTCGGCCGATTCGGCAGCTCCCTCGCGCTCGAGCTGATGCGCAGCGGCACCGACGTGCTCGGCATCGACGGCGACGAGGAGATCGTGCAGGCGCACAACGGCCTGCTCACCCATGTGGTGCGCGCCGACTCCACGAAGGAAGCGACGCTGCGCGAGCTCTCGGTGCCCGACTTCACGAGCGTCGTCGTGGCAATCGGCGGCGACATCCAGGCCAACATCCTCACCTCGTCGCTGCTGCTCAAACTCGGCATCGGCAACATCTGGGCGAAGGCGGTGAGCGATCCGCACGGCGAGATCCTCACCCAGCTGGGCGTGCACCACGTGATCTACCCGGAAAAGGACATGGGCAAGCGCGTGGCCCACCTCGTGCGCGGCGCCATGCAGGACTACATCGAGATCGGCGAAGACTTTGCACTGGTGAAGACCACGCCGCCCGCCCTGCTCATCGGCGTGCGACTCGGCGAGGCGAAGGTGCGCGCCAAGCACGGTGTCACCGTGACGGCCTTCCACCGTGAGGGCGTGGGCTGGAGCTACACGAGCCTCGACACCGTGATTCTCGACGGCGACGTGATCCTGATCGCCGGCCAGTCCGCGCGCGTGGAGGCGTTCAGCCAGCTGCGCTGA